The following DNA comes from Bryobacteraceae bacterium.
CGCTCATCGTCGACGGCCACTTCAGTTTCACCCAGCAGGGCCAGTATGGCAACGATTCCTTCTATGGAAAGAACATCGGCCTCGACGATTTGAAGATCCCCGGCTCCAACGGACCCACCATCCGCGAGAGCGGCATGCCCGGTTTTCAGATCAGCAACTACGAAGGGCTCGGCGGCTACATCAACTCCTCGCCCCGCTTCAGAACGGACCGCCAGTATCAGTACTCGCTCAACGGCGCCTACGCGCATGGCGCGCACAGCCTCCGCTGGGGCGGCGAAGTGGCGCGGCAGCAGATGAATCACTACCAGCCCGCCGGCACGTTCGGCCCGCGCGGCGGCTTCACCTACGCCGGCGGACCCACGGCGCTCAGCGGCGGCCCCGCGCCCACGCAATTCAACTCCCTGGCGTCGTTCCTGCTCGGCTACGCGTCCACCCTCGGCAAGAGCGTGCCCACCAGCGAAGAGATGCGGACGCGCCTTTCGAACCTCGGCCTCTACTTCCGTGACCGTTGGCAGGTGAACCAGGCGCTGACGCTGAATCTCGGCGTCCGCTGGGAATACTATCCGATGGTGCGCCGCGACACCCGCGGCGTGGAGCGCTACGACTGGACCACGAATCAGATGCTGATCGGCGGCGAAGGGTCCACTCCGATCTCCACGGGCGTCACCACCAGCAAGAAGCTTTTCGCGCCCCGCATCGGGATCGCGTGGCGCTTCAACCCCAAGACCGTCTTCCGTACCGGTTACGGCATCAGCATCGATCCGTTCCCGCTCGCCATCCCGCTGCGCAGTTCCTATCCCACGGTGATCGAACAATCGGTGGTCTCGCCGAATTCGTTCTCATTCGCTGGCCGCACCGCCGACGGGATCCCGCTCCCCGTGCTGCCAGACGTCTCTTCCGGCGTCATCCCGCTACCGCCATCGGTAACCACTCTCACCATCCAACAGAACTTCCATCGCGGCTACGTCCAATCGTTCAACTTCACGCTCCAGCGCGAACTCGGCCGCGGCTTCGTGGCCCAGGCCGGCTATGTCTCCTCGCGCAGCATCCGCCTCACCAACCGGCGGGATCTCAACGCGTCCAACACGCCCGGCGCTGGCGCGGCAGGCCGCCCCTACTTCGCTCCGTTCCGCCGCAACGTCGCCACCACGCTCCACGAGCCTGCCTACACTTCCGACTACCACTCGCTCCAGGCGCAGGTGGACCGCCGCTTCACCAACGGCCTCAGCTTCGGCCTCGCCTACACGTTCTCCAAAGCGACCGGCTACGGCGACAACAACGATAGCGGCCTCTTCTTCAACGCCGTCAGCCAGCTTGACCGCAATCATTCCCTGCTCGGCTTCGATCGCACCCACAACCTTCGGCTTTCGAGCGTCTACGAACTGCCCTTCGGAACCGGCAAGCCCCATGCCTCCACCGGCCTCGCCGCGGCGGTGCTCGGCGGGTGGCAGTTGAACGGTGTCTTCAGCGCCTACAGCGGCAACCCGTTCACGGTGACTTCGTCCACCGCCAGCCTGAACGCTCCGGGTAACAGTCAGGTGGCGGACCAGGTGCTTTCCGACGTGCGCATCCTCGGCGGAACCGGCCGCGGCGAGCCTTGGTTCGATCCGCTGGCGTTTCGCGGCGTCAACCAGGTCCGCTTCGGCGCCGCCGGCCTCAACTCCATCCGTGGACCCGGCCTCGTCAACATCGACCTCGGCATCTTCCGGACCTTCGCCATCACGGAACGCTTCCGCCTCCAGTTCCGCGCCGAAGCCTTCAACGCCACCAACACGCCGCACTTCAACAATCCCGGCGCCAACGCCTCCAACCTCGTGCTCAACGCCGACGGCAGCGTCCGAACCCTCGGCGGCTACACCGAGATCACCAGCGCGCGGAGCGATGAACGCCAGGCAAGGCTCGCGCTACGGCTGTCATTCTGAAGAAGGATCGAACGATGCGAACACTCCTCACGCTCGCCGTGTGTCTGCCCGCGCTCGCCGCGGACCCCAAGGTCACGCTCAACGAAATCGCCGACGGCTATCGCGGTATCTGGTACTTCAATCAGCCCTCCGGGGACCAGTACGTCTACAAATACAGCGGCGGCTTCGCCACCTACCCGCAGCAGCAATCCCCCATCGCCATCTACGCGCCGGAAGTGAACAAGACGTTCTTCGTCTACGGCGGCGCGCGCGGCAATCCCTCCGAAGGCGCGAAACCCGAACTCGTTCACATGGTCTCCTACTATGACCACGCCACCGGCATGGTCCCGCGGCCCACACTTCTGCTCGACAAGGGCACCGGCGACGCCCACGACAATCCGCTGCTCTCGATCGACGACGCAGGCCACCTCTGGGTGTTCTCGAACGCCCACGGAACTTCCCGCCCGTCGTTCGTCCACCGCAGCCGCAAACCGTGGGACATTCGCGATTTCGAACTCGTCACCACCACCAACTTCTCCTACGGCCACGTCTGGCACCAGCCCGGCAAGGGCTTTCTCTTCCTTCACACCCTGTACGAGAACAAAGGCCGCAGCCTCTACGTCGCATCGAGCAAAGACGGCCGCGAGTGGACCAAGCCCAACCTGATGGCGCGCGTCGACCTCGGCCACTACCAGGTAACGGCGCGCGCGGGCGAGCGCGTCGCCTCCGCGTTCAACATGCACCCGGACCCCATCGGTTTGAACGCGCGCACCAATCTCTACTACGTCGAAACTCCCGATTGGGGCCGCTCCTGGAAGAACGCCCAGGGCGACCCCGTGTCGTTCCCGCTGCGCGAAGCCGCCAACGCCGCTCTCGTTCACGACTACAAATCCGAAGGCCTGCTCGTCTACCTGAAGGAGGTCGCGTTCGATACCGACGGGCATCCAGTGATTCTGTACCTCACATCGAAGGGCTACGAGGCCGGCCCGAAGAACGGCGCGCGCCAGTGGCGCACCGCCCGTTGGACCGGCGCCGAATGGCAGATCCGCCCGTTCACCACCAGCGACCACAACTACGACTTCGGCGGCCTGTGGATCGACAAGGACGGCGCGTGGCGCGTGTTCGCGCCTACCGAACCCGGCCCGCAGCCCAACACCACCGGCGGCGACATGGTCCTCTGGCTCTCGCGCGATCGCGGCGCGACCTGGAAGAAGGTCCGCCAACTCACCCACGCCAAGACCTGGAACCACACCTTCGCCAAGAAGCCCGTCAACGCTCACCCTGATTTCTACGCCATCTGGGCCGACGGCGACACCCTCAAGCCCTCGAACTCGCGAATCTACT
Coding sequences within:
- a CDS encoding TonB-dependent receptor, whose amino-acid sequence is MTTRFSALLLLAILPALPIKAQVLYGSLVGAVTDPSGAAVTGATVRLQNTSTAATVEALTSALGFSFPNIQSGSYELEVTAAGFRTFRRAGILVGANEVVRADVALTLGEATQTVEISAELPILQSDRSDVRKELSAKDLNNLPVPGYRNFQALLGLVPGVTPPRDSNSIAGNPAGSLVANVNGASQSNNNTRIDGASNTYLWLPHLTAYVPPLESIGSVNIVTNSYDAEQGMAAGAVVSVETKSGSNEFHGSGFEYHTNSRMKARNVFFTTPGVLPKNLINQFGGTFGGPIRRNKLFFFTSYEAMRQRQNFSRFATIPATRHRTGDFSDVPTLIYDPLTGAANGTGRQPFAGNLLPTARLDSIAQRLLAAAPAPTSTSLSQNFFASAPLRISRDNYDIKGNWNVKDGAQMFARYALFNYTTFDPPAMGDAGGRGVASTFPGTDTGRVHSLTVGGSHVVTPSLIVDGHFSFTQQGQYGNDSFYGKNIGLDDLKIPGSNGPTIRESGMPGFQISNYEGLGGYINSSPRFRTDRQYQYSLNGAYAHGAHSLRWGGEVARQQMNHYQPAGTFGPRGGFTYAGGPTALSGGPAPTQFNSLASFLLGYASTLGKSVPTSEEMRTRLSNLGLYFRDRWQVNQALTLNLGVRWEYYPMVRRDTRGVERYDWTTNQMLIGGEGSTPISTGVTTSKKLFAPRIGIAWRFNPKTVFRTGYGISIDPFPLAIPLRSSYPTVIEQSVVSPNSFSFAGRTADGIPLPVLPDVSSGVIPLPPSVTTLTIQQNFHRGYVQSFNFTLQRELGRGFVAQAGYVSSRSIRLTNRRDLNASNTPGAGAAGRPYFAPFRRNVATTLHEPAYTSDYHSLQAQVDRRFTNGLSFGLAYTFSKATGYGDNNDSGLFFNAVSQLDRNHSLLGFDRTHNLRLSSVYELPFGTGKPHASTGLAAAVLGGWQLNGVFSAYSGNPFTVTSSTASLNAPGNSQVADQVLSDVRILGGTGRGEPWFDPLAFRGVNQVRFGAAGLNSIRGPGLVNIDLGIFRTFAITERFRLQFRAEAFNATNTPHFNNPGANASNLVLNADGSVRTLGGYTEITSARSDERQARLALRLSF
- a CDS encoding BNR-4 repeat-containing protein yields the protein MRTLLTLAVCLPALAADPKVTLNEIADGYRGIWYFNQPSGDQYVYKYSGGFATYPQQQSPIAIYAPEVNKTFFVYGGARGNPSEGAKPELVHMVSYYDHATGMVPRPTLLLDKGTGDAHDNPLLSIDDAGHLWVFSNAHGTSRPSFVHRSRKPWDIRDFELVTTTNFSYGHVWHQPGKGFLFLHTLYENKGRSLYVASSKDGREWTKPNLMARVDLGHYQVTARAGERVASAFNMHPDPIGLNARTNLYYVETPDWGRSWKNAQGDPVSFPLREAANAALVHDYKSEGLLVYLKEVAFDTDGHPVILYLTSKGYEAGPKNGARQWRTARWTGAEWQIRPFTTSDHNYDFGGLWIDKDGAWRVFAPTEPGPQPNTTGGDMVLWLSRDRGATWKKVRQLTHAKTWNHTFAKKPVNAHPDFYAIWADGDTLKPSNSRIYFTDKEGGAVWQLPERMVGEFAKPIRVK